Genomic window (Phalacrocorax carbo chromosome 11, bPhaCar2.1, whole genome shotgun sequence):
GAGGGGCCCTCAGGTGATATCTGAGGGTTGGCATGTATTCAGAACTGAGCTGCTTTTTCCATTCTGATATGGTAGTTAATGGTCTTGGCAGGCTTTCTTCCACAGCTTAATTATCCGTGTACTGTTCATCTGTAGCTATCTGGTTGCCCTTGAGAGTGGCATGTATCCTTAATGATTGTCTCTCTTAAATTGGTTAGTGACTGGTCTGTCTTGCTTTTGTCCATCACTCAATGTTGATATGGCTTTTTTTCATatctgcagctgctttttttaagaTGGCTGATCACAGTGTTTGACTTCATTGATCACAAGGAACAACTTCATGCCCTCTatggtttcttcttttccttcctgcaagATGAGAAGATGGTAAGGAGACCTGAAGAATATAGAAACTGACAAAATAAACCTAAATCTTCATTAGTGGTATGCATATTAATGCTAGAATTAGTCTGGAGTAGCTGTTGGTCAGAGACCATTTTTTGATGGCTGGaatttattttgtggtttattttcattttgcgTTCTAAGATTGCTGGGTAGTTTAGATTCAGCAACAAGGAAGTACTGAAGGATTACTTTAGTTTCAGTGCTGTGGTCTGCGGTTTAAACATGTTTCCAAGAATTGCTATTCTGCATCACAGACTGACAGCATATTCTGTCTAAATTCCCAAGAGTAAGTATGACACTGCAGTATGAAACTGCCTTTGATGTCAGACAACAGCAGGTGAAGTatcctgctcctggggagaaACTGACTTGCAtactttggcaaaaaaaaaccccaaacttttaGAGCAATATATATTTGAAGGTGAGAAACGGTAAATGCTGTTCTACTTAATGAATTTGAAATGTAGCTTAAATGACAACAAGCAATCAGGAGATTGCTGCTATATGGCAACTGTAAAATCCAGGTGCTGGAATGTTGAAGTGTTTGGATTCAGTTCATATTAAGATGATCTTGGCAGTCATATTAAACATATGAAATTGATAATATTCTTTCAGTTTAGGATATTTTGTAGTTAAGACTTTTAAAGTTCCCAAAGTTCTGAGTTATATTTCTTGCAAAGTTTTTAGTGGTTTTATGTTAACATTAGTAATAAGATTTTCATAAAACTAGATTTAAGTTCTTACTgtttaaatagcattttcttCGGGCATGATGGACCAATTAAAAAGTGCAGCAGGGTTGGTGTGAAACTAACTTAAGACCTTTACAGCCTCAACAGTAGTTACAAGCTCTAATAAATTCTTTTGATCCAAAGgtgcctttcttttttaaaatgtaattgtaCTTTCACTGCTGACTCCTGAAATATCTAGACCATGTTCCAAAAAATAAGATCCAAGCTCACTGAATAGTTTGATTACTCGGGACTGCTCATAGGGCAGATaatgtttctaaataaaattgacatgtgacttttaaaaaaccaGGCTACTTCCTAAGAAGTAAGGTATGCTCTGCCCTAATGGGGATGCAGTGATGACTTGAGGCAGCCAACTAAATGAAACCGTATTTGCTTGTGAAGCCTGTATGTTGCTTTTAGTGTATCTGGCTAGCAGTCTGCACCAGCGAAATAGTTCattgctgccttttctttgcAGTGCCCCTATGTTTGCCACCTGCTCTACTTGCTGACCAGGAAAGAAAGTGGTGAGTCTATCCAGTTGTATGAGATGTAATACCATTTTGTTTCTTACTCTGTTTGCTAGCACTGCCTTTTCTTCCAATGGAGCTAATACATTGACTGGCCAATATATTGCTTTTAAGGCAAAGAAGAATGAGTGGTAGTTCGGCCTGATTTGTGTAATGCTTTCTGAATTGGAAATCTGTCAGTTAGCTACAAATAAGACTGATTCATTCTGCTTGCTTTGCTGTGACTTTCTATAGTAAAAGTTATATTGCATTTTTACTTAAATGTCTGATACAGTGGTTTCTAAATCCATTATgttcttaattctgtttctagtCAAGCCTTTTCGGGTTAGGAGACTGCTTGACCTGCAGGCAAAAGTGGTGAGTTTATTTCAAATCTTGTAGAGTTTGAACTGTGGTTAATAATGTGGTTTGTAAAACTAATGTCCTTAAAGGATGGGGAAGAGTGGCTAGTACCTCAGGACAGGGTTAGACTTGGAATTGTAGGTTGTAGTCTTTGTAGCATCACGGCTTTCTATCTTGCATGCGCATCCCTAATTCTCATTTGTGTTTTGTGAGCACATGCAATGACATACAAAAAGCTGTATGTTTTATGGGTAGGTGTGGTAAAACTTCTGAAGCAAGGGGCACCTTCATTTGTCTATTACCACATTTAATTTTTGattcatcttcctttttcaaGTGGTatcaaaaatgagaaatatgagATAGGATATATGTAGAGGATCTTGCTCcctttttttgtaagaaaaaactGTAGCTGTAATATGTGTTTGGGAGCATTTAGCCAGCAGaagactttatttttcatagttttgattgttaaattcctttttattagAGTTATGACTACAGACATTTCCTTCTTTAATCCCCTTCCTGTGGTATTTCATTGGCacaatttctgtttttccattcattttcagTTGTTCATCTATGGTTACTTACTGACATGTAGCTTTAGAAAGCTTTCAGTCATCACTGGAGTGTTTTTGCTTCTAGAATACAATATTCAGTTTctacattaaaaacatataCCCCACATTCTTAACTCTTGTTCTGCTATTTGGCAGGGAATGCAGTCTTATCTTCAGGCTCTACTATCACTTTACAAACTCTTCTGTCCTGAGCTGGTGACCATAACGCTTCCTGGGAAAATGAAGGTAAGGAATTAGATTTAATCTATTTGGAACCAGTACTTACAACAGTATTTGTAATGAGCTTTCCATTTAAGCTATGGTATGATTTAGTGGTGAAGATTCATTTGATTTCCTCTCTTCACAGAGTAAAATCAGGTTTAGATGAGGATTCCTTGCCTTGcgctttatttccttttcagcaCAATGAGATGATTTGGAATGGAATGGCATCTACCTTTACCCTTATGAGGGTTACTTTAATCCTCCTTTTGGTGTTCTTGCTGGGTTTGACTTACTTCCCACAATGTTAAGTTCTTCAGGAGACAGACTGTCTTGTTTGTACAAGGCATTGTCCAAATTGCTGGCTTTCTCAATTACAAATAACAGTGGAATTCAGTAAGTAACTTCCCACTTGGAAAGTCTATGTcataggaaagagaaaaaaagtggggaaaaatgcAGTAAGCTGATTTGTCAGAGCCTCAAGgtaacagcaaaaaatattacTCCACTTTTAGAGAGGCCTATGTGTATGCTTAGCCCTTTGATGAAGTAGAATCTATGTAGGAGAAATTGGATATATAACAGGTATATAGCAGGTGAGACCTAAATCCTGCAACAAATCTTCTTTTGGTACTTCAGTGGGTTAGActtagggtttggttttttttttagaagagaTGTTTAATTTATATATAGGCAAGTTGCAGttctataaaagaaaatgttttatttcagtctgcTTGTGTACTTACATTGCTCTATAAATTTATACTTTGCACTGTGCTGCACAGTCATCTGTTTgagaatttacatttttttggcATGCACAGCAGTGAAGTAAATAACTAGCAACTAAAACCCAAATACATCTTCAACTGTTTATGAACACACTGTGTTAACTTGTATAATAAAAGCTTGGTTACCAATGCTCAAACCAATCTGAATACTTTTGTGATGGTTTGACACTTGATTAGGGTTGCAACTGAAGTGACAAAAAAATTGTGCAGAAAAGGTGTTGGGttcatttttccagttttctttttagctgtAGTTTCTACATTAATCTGAGAATTCGATTACTCATTGAATTGTTCGTTTGGCAGATATCACTAATGCTGAATTCAGGAAGCTTTCCTGGTAACATGCATAAGCATACCTTGATCATGTTTTAATTAATGCATACTTGAGACTTAATCTATGAATTGATGATTTCTCTGACTGAGGATTATAAATCAGAAGTGTTGGAGATCTCTTCTGGAAAAAGGGGACATCATTTCGGAAGGAAGTAAAAGCATAACTTGAACTATAGTAAAAAAGTAATGAAACTGAGGAATGATGAGAGTTCTGTGCTGTGAAAACCTGGCCTCTTGGTCTGTCAAGCAGAGTTGAGTGTAGATACATGACTGGTGATGTTCATTGGAATAGAAACTGATCCTTCTGTTGCTTTGTCTTAGTTTGGCTTCCTGCATAGATGTctgttttatgttttcagaCTTACTTCAAGAATTCAGAGGGCCCATGGAAGGCAGCAATGAACACAGTAAGGCaaagaaaccaagaaaactCTCCATTGTCCCAGCCACTGTTTTTAGGCACATCTCAACCTCAGTCACGAAAAAGGGTAGGTTATGGGACTAAGGTAGACCCTAGAAGGTGCCAAGCAGCTGTTTTCATTATGAATATTGGCAAATAATGGGAGTCAGGCTTTATTTCAGCACTCGGAAGAGTGGAGTAGCTATATAGAAATAGAGCATTCCTGTTATAATGAAACAGGGTCTTTATGGGAACACTGGTCACAAGTGCACTTGATTGCATTGGAAACAGTCAATGCTAttcatttgtgtttcttctctACAGAAATGGAATACCCAGTTGATTATACCTGCAAGCagtacaaacaaaaataatttagaagaggacagggaaaagaactgtgTTGATTTGTACAGTACAAATGAGTCTTTACCGGTGGAGAAGCTGCAGACGTTTTCTCAGCTCCTACAAAATATCCACTGTCTAGAGGTGAGTTTCAGAAAGGTCTCGGTAAGCTCATTGAATGTTTTGAGATATCAAAGGATATTCCTCTGTGCCCTGTTTATATGTGAATAGTGTGTGGGCTACCTAGTTCTGACAGAGCATCTAGTCCTACCTGAGGGTGATGAATGAATCCTGGAGTTGGTCTTGTTGTAAGTAAAAGGATTGGACAACTCTGACAGAATGAGATTCTCTGGCAATTTGCTGATGTAAATACTGAATAACACTTTTTCTTGATTTCTCTTGCAGTTTCCTTCCCAGATGGGTTCAGTGCTAACCAACCCTTTATTGCTTCACTACATGAATTGCATCAAAGATGAATCTATTTACCTGAGGCTCTACTATTGGATGGGCCAGACTCTTCAGGAAGGTAGGAACTAAGACTTACCTTGCATGATAGGGAGATAAAGGACATCTGAGGCATTTCACCCTTCAGTAATGGTACTTTGCTATTCAGATTTATAGTGGTAATCATATAGTGTTAAAACAACTGCTGGAGgagaactgaattttttttctgatggtgCTTATTCTTGCTGTGCTCATACtcaaatacagtattttctcctgtttagaATGCAGCTGGTGTGTGGCTGATAATAACCGATATGAAGAAGAATTCAAGGACTTCCTGGACACTGTCTACAAGGCAGAGTGTTTCTTGCAGGTAGGTACCCGTTTTGTGGCAGCTAAGGGTTTCACATCATCTTCCCTTAAAGTACTTTTGGAACATACCTGTTTCCTGTCTCATCTCTGAGAAGTGACAGTATCTCAAGTAATAAAAGTACATATTCTTATAGCAAGTCAATATTCTGGAGGTGGCcttgttttctgcaggaaagaTAATTTGAGAATGAtattgagaaaataatttgaatgtCCTGGTGAATTATATGGCAGGAAGGAGGTGTAAGCCTCTTTCTCTGGGGTGAGGTGAGTATGGCAAGGTACAGGCATATGAGATGAGTTTTTGAAAGGTCATCCCTCTGCTTGTAGGAGGGATTTTCTGCCTGTGAAGAGTTCCTGTATAAGAGCCTTCCTCTCTGGGATGGCTCCTGCTGCCGATCACAAATCCTCAGACTTGTGAGTCAGATCCCCCTCAGCAACTTCTCGGGTATGTGTTGCAGATCTGTTGGGTGAGGCTGGAAAGTGCCTGATCTTGGGGGATAGAATTTGTGCACAGATATCATGCTGCTTTctcatttgtttcagaaatgaagtCATATCTCTATGATCCCTTGGCACAGCTCTTTTTCACATCGTCCCTTTACTTTAAGGTAATTTAAGTGAGTACAGTTTACTGAGCTGTTTACTTCTAGGTGATACTGCTATCCACACTTGTGTCAGGTGTAGCAGCCTGAGGGATTTTATAGGGGACTTCTTTTGGGGAAATCTGCGCCCAAATAAGGGTAAAATATATACTTGCAACATAACTTCTTTGGGAATTTTAGTGCatttaaggaattttttttttactggaattAAACTGGGgcactggaaataaaaagaactgaTAGCACACAAGACAAtagttggtttgttttattgcaATTTTAACTCTATTTGAAACTCACATTCTCCAGGAAAGGCTATGTAATGCATACATTCAGTTCAAGGGGACGCGCAATTATCTCACTGGTCTTTGTGGTCATGAGAAACTCCTGATATCTTTCCTTGTATATGTCAATTctcatgacttttttttttaattattcatttatATAAATTGTCATCaacctgttttccttttgcctctTGCAGTGCAGTGTTCTTGAGAGCCTGAAAGAGCTGTTGCAGAACTGGTTAAATTGGCATGTGGTTAATCTGGATTCAGAGTCTGACTCTCAAGCTCATTCATTGTAAGTTGtctgaaataaatgcaatacAGTGTTCTGTCCGTTGTTCACTAATGTATTTAGATATATATTCTAGCCCTATTACCCAGCACAAAGACCCACTAGGTTACTAATGCTGTAATGTTTCTGCTATATTGTAAGCTACCTTGTCAAtcctgttctttctctttctttaaaagtatttctattGATACTGAAAACTTAAATGTCCAGAAGTCAAAATCCTTGTAACACTGACAACTGGGTCATGTCTGCAGTAATGTTGGTAATAATATGTTCTGGGTATATGTTGCTGAATGCTTGGTGGGGCAGAAGGATAAACTTACGTTTCTTTTTtaccactttttctttttaccatttGCAAAGAGGTGTATATACTAACATCATGTCATGTCACTGCTGCAGGAATACCACCCTTTCTGGACTAGTGAATGTGGTGGCTGAACTGATCCACTTTGTTGGACAGATCTCTACTGTTGCATTGCGTTTGGAAAACAATTCTACTTTATTGCTGTACTTCATCCTGGATTTCTATGAGACTGTATGTATCCCATTCATTTCGGCTTTCAAAATCCTAAgactttgtttgttttcatgctcTAGCTCAAAACCTTCCTTATTACAGTTTACAGAACTTtgattaaatgcaaaaatgttcCATGTACTTAGTAGATCTACAGGTGATAGCTGCTGCTCTTGCATCCGTAGGCAGAATTAAACATGCTGCTAGAAAGTGGTTGCCCTTCAAGTCAAAGGTGAACTGTGGAAGGAGGAGTAAAAATATGGCATAACTtgcttttttaatgcaaatttatAGAAAAGAGCAATGTTCAGTTAAACTTCAAACAGTATATCCTGATCTTTTCCTTAAATGTTCCCTTAAAaaatgaagggtttttttcctccggTTTGTCATTCAAACTAAGCAGCATCAAATAGGCTTAAGCCTATTCTCTAGCTTCCTTGCATCATCTTTGTAGATGTGCTTGCTGCCACGTGAACTCCAGCCATGCTGGTGTTGCTCCTACAATTTGGATAAAATTGTGAAgagttgaaaaaacagtgataGTTCTGGTATCTACTTGTAAcaaaaatgtccattaaaaatgcacaaaactAATGGGCAACACATTTGTATGACTGtttaaatgttcattttatGGGAGTATACATATATTGAAGGGTGCATGATTCTCTGATCATTGGTGCTCTAGGAGACAACTAAGACTTGAATTTTTTCTTGACATTTTGCTTACGTATTCAGAACTCTAGAGATTTATAAAATCATGCAGCAGAGATATTAAGTAAAGAGCCCAGATTTCTGGAAAGACCAGTAATTCAGTTACATACAAATATCTGCCTATACCTTACATGGTGTAACTGTACTGAGGGCAAGAGGAAGGATGAAGATCTGGCAAACAATCTTTAGTGAAAAGTCTGTTATGAGATTAGGGGAAGGAGTCCCAAAAGAATTGTTATGCCTAAtttaacaaaatgtaaaaagtatCCATCTTCGGGGTGGTGGGCTGTCACAGCTTGCTTGCTTATGGTCTGAGCTGTAGTAACTAGATATACATATTCTTAGTCCAGTACTTTTCTGAGAATTATGCATACCTACCTGAACAGCATACTTTTGGGAATAGTTACTGTGGCTAAGCTGTAGAGGAGAGTCATGTGCTGTGTTACAGCaatattgcttttaattatttagGCATACCTTAAGACTGTCATTATAGCTGAAAATCGTGTTAAATCtggagaaattttaaaatatcatttttacTTGAAACTCAACCTTAAATTCTAACATGAGTCTGATAATAAATCCATGTTTTATGGCCATATCATCTTTTCTTAGAGCAAAGCTTTATTGTGTGTTCATGCAACTCCAGCAAGGTCAAATAGAAAGATATAATTTCCCAATTGAAAGAGATGTGTGGTCTGTTTGGCTTGCTGGTATCAGCAAACCAGGCTAAGAGCAAGGTCAGGTCTAGTGCAATCCCAGCTATGGATGTTGGAATGAGCTaaaagatcaggaaaaaaatggctgctgcttttttacaGGGATCTGGGCAGATTTGACTCAGCAAGTAACCATGTCAAAACTTATAGTATACCTAAATGGTTGAAGCAGAGACTAAGATATGAACTGATGAATATGTTTTGTACTGAGAAGGAAACCAATGGAATTCCTTCATCTTGGCCTTCCCTCCTAGGTgaagctggagctggctggaatgCAGTGCCATGCTCTTTTGCTCTTAGATGCTTCAGGGTTTGTTAATGGCAGTAATCTGTCCAGATTTGCTTTGTTCCTGCAGGTGTGTGACACGTATCTGAGGTACAATCTGCCTTTGTTGATAATGCCTCCTGCTGGAGTTTTCTACCCAGCGCTTCTCAGCATGGATTCTGTCAGCTTGAATCAGCTCTGCTACATTATGTACAGGTACTACAAATGGTGTGGGCTGTAAGGATTCCTTGTCTTCTCTTTCTATcttttgcaaatgaaattactttggTGTCAAATCTGAAATCTACTTTTTCTTACCATGCAAGGCAAAGGTGAAAGTTCCGCTTGTGTCCAGCTTTCATGATACAGGATTTCATAGCGGTAGTTCctactctcttttttttcagtctgttatCTAAAATAGCAGGAGTCTGACCTCTTTCCTAGTATTATTTCCATATCTCTGATATGTGAAGGAAGGCGTTCCCATATTGTTTTGAGAACACTTAAGTTAGCCAGCTGGAATCCCTAGTAGTTAACTATACAACTTATCACTCCTGTGCTTTGACCACTAGACTTGAGCTTTTCCTTACAAATTCTGTAATGTGCTGAGTAGGAAACACTTCTGCCACCTCCAAACACTGTGGAAATTTGGGACTTCCACATGCTGCTTGCAGGTCCGAAGACAGCACTGTTTAGTTCTCTGCAGGATCCACCAACATGGCTGCTGTTCTTGGCCTTGTTAGTTCCAGTGGTTGCATCTGAAAAGGAGAGTAGCCAATTGCTGACAGCTGGCACAGGGCTCTCCATGTGATTTTTTCTCCAAGGAGTCCGCAGTGTAATTAACATGACAGGATGGTCTCTGGGAAATAAGAGGAGCTAATGCTTATTATATAGAACAACTGTCAAGTTGCATTACTTCCAGTGGCTTCTGTTTATCTGCTGAGTGAATGAAAGTCTCCCTTCTTAAAAATGCACTGCATTTTTTAGCTGATTTTAAGGCTGTATGTCAATTCCTGCCCTTTATGAAGGTGACTGTCCCACGCAAACTGGTCATGTCTTAGTCATTTAAGAGCTGAATATTGAGTGTCTCCCCGCTCTCCCTGGAAAGGGTGGGCCTATGACAAGTGATAAAGTCCCTTTGAATTTTTTCATGCGTCTCATTTTTACCAGTAAAGTTTGATTTCTCTCATGGGCacattccttcagcttttttcaaCACTGGTAGGTAGTAAAAATTTACAGGCACCTAATTTTcgcttttgtttgttttttttcaggtatcGAACCAACTTGGtggctgcaaaagaaaatgagctGACTAAAAAGGTATTGTGGACAAATCTGCAATGTGCTAGAACCAGCTTTAGCAAGGAGTTGAGTTGATGGAGGCGAGGTGTTCTGATGGAATTCTTTTAAGGACTGGAGAGAGCGCACTACTGCTTTGAGGATGCTATttattgatttgttttcttgtccctcagaaaatactgcagttcCGGTTCAGTAGCCAGACGTACCAAGAGTACAACCAGTACACAATAGCTATGGTGAGCTGTCTGTGGACTTCCAGTGCATTCCAGAAGGATATTCATCCTCAGGGTCTCTGTATGGATGATGAACTGCTGAAGAAAACTGCAGTGCAGGAATTCAGAACCAGCTTTAACATTGTCTACCACCCAGCCATGATGGGCTATGCTGtcctcttcctgcagcaggTAATGGTCTAGGCTAACATTTGGGCCTTTGGCAGCACCAGATATTCTGTCTTGACAGTTTCTCTGGATCAGTGTGTCTCTGTACTGGCTGACTTGTAGAGTCAACTGAGCTTTCAAAAGCTGGTGTTTGTGTCAGATCAGTGGCATGATTTGAATAGTTTTGTCTGCATGGTATGAAAACATGAATATAATGGTTTTAGATGTGAATTTTGTGCTTATGATAATTTTGAGGATAGAACTAAAATAgctaaataattaaatgaattaTTGGGAAGCTTTTGGTGAATTAGTAGTGTATCCTGCCCCACAAAATGTGGAGTGTGACCTAAGCATTTGAACTCGAGAAAGTCAAGAAATACATATGGGTGCGCACAGTAGAATTTTTAGCAGTGCTTTCTGGCTCTTGCAGTAGCTTTTGAGAATGgcttaataaaaaagaaataaaagtagcTACTTCAAGTACAGAAGTAAGATAGTGTGGTGCTGTCTTGTGTTGTCTGATGAGTTCTGCTGGTAGTCATCTTGAATTCTGGGTGTCATCATGTGTTCAGTGCAGCTACTGAATAATGGAGGGAGCAGCTTGCTGGAGTTGCTACTCTTCAGAGATGTGCATGCTGCTCTGAGAAACTGTTTTGTAGGCTATCCGAGGGGTTGCACAAAGATGCTGTTTTGCTGTGAGAAATGCTGGCAGATTGAAGGCGTGTATA
Coding sequences:
- the CENPI gene encoding centromere protein I isoform X2 gives rise to the protein MERRQSSKTSKQPLQVRHENQTDLSAWRKGGKTDPEKSVRNRRSPSDQKNDSKQDSLEQALSYFEKVQDHVSLKKNDVLQKHLSTVERIALQRGLPPEAFDVLLNVALSGKLADTVNTRLVKSLIPASVIPENSVVSSVSWLCVSKCSANIQLLFLRWLITVFDFIDHKEQLHALYGFFFSFLQDEKMCPYVCHLLYLLTRKESVKPFRVRRLLDLQAKVGMQSYLQALLSLYKLFCPELVTITLPGKMKTYFKNSEGPWKAAMNTVRQRNQENSPLSQPLFLGTSQPQSRKRKWNTQLIIPASSTNKNNLEEDREKNCVDLYSTNESLPVEKLQTFSQLLQNIHCLEFPSQMGSVLTNPLLLHYMNCIKDESIYLRLYYWMGQTLQEECSWCVADNNRYEEEFKDFLDTVYKAECFLQEGFSACEEFLYKSLPLWDGSCCRSQILRLVSQIPLSNFSEMKSYLYDPLAQLFFTSSLYFKCSVLESLKELLQNWLNWHVVNLDSESDSQAHSLNTTLSGLVNVVAELIHFVGQISTVALRLENNSTLLLYFILDFYETVCDTYLRYNLPLLIMPPAGVFYPALLSMDSVSLNQLCYIMYRYRTNLVAAKENELTKKKILQFRFSSQTYQEYNQYTIAMVSCLWTSSAFQKDIHPQGLCMDDELLKKTAVQEFRTSFNIVYHPAMMGYAVLFLQQAIRGVAQRCCFAVRNAGRLKACIGVAPGMKQGKPEVKVEAKNAGLAR
- the CENPI gene encoding centromere protein I isoform X1 yields the protein MERRQSSKTSKQPLQVRHENQTDLSAWRKGGKTDPEKSVRNRRSPSDQKNDSKQDSLEQALSYFEKVQDHVSLKKNDVLQKHLSTVERIALQRGLPPEAFDVLLNVALSGKLADTVNTRLVKSLIPASVIPENSVVSSVSWLCVSKCSANIQLLFLRWLITVFDFIDHKEQLHALYGFFFSFLQDEKMCPYVCHLLYLLTRKESVKPFRVRRLLDLQAKVGMQSYLQALLSLYKLFCPELVTITLPGKMKTYFKNSEGPWKAAMNTVRQRNQENSPLSQPLFLGTSQPQSRKRKWNTQLIIPASSTNKNNLEEDREKNCVDLYSTNESLPVEKLQTFSQLLQNIHCLEFPSQMGSVLTNPLLLHYMNCIKDESIYLRLYYWMGQTLQEECSWCVADNNRYEEEFKDFLDTVYKAECFLQEGFSACEEFLYKSLPLWDGSCCRSQILRLVSQIPLSNFSEMKSYLYDPLAQLFFTSSLYFKCSVLESLKELLQNWLNWHVVNLDSESDSQAHSLNTTLSGLVNVVAELIHFVGQISTVALRLENNSTLLLYFILDFYETVCDTYLRYNLPLLIMPPAGVFYPALLSMDSVSLNQLCYIMYRYRTNLVAAKENELTKKKILQFRFSSQTYQEYNQYTIAMVSCLWTSSAFQKDIHPQGLCMDDELLKKTAVQEFRTSFNIVYHPAMMGYAVLFLQQGWPDDTTFNFGLIKGKKWNWYLEYLYAQGLKGLKVFIESSINRISQASHSKAGNVPMRT